One segment of Gordonia terrae DNA contains the following:
- a CDS encoding maleylpyruvate isomerase family mycothiol-dependent enzyme, translating into MFSRFDYIDAALTTGDRFTDLVLGVDDPDTRLPDVPGWTLTDCLGHVASAPSRFLGLARGEGEWCCSAVDVPDFNAKQIANLPTRDVRLLCRRLADDLRELVDEVSHFHAQVPKMHFDGDRLIRADAALGLLIGEFVVHAHDIARAVGARWWVEPEVVSMIIRARQHILPSWVDPVNAAGHSGTYDIRLRGCGERHVYEFTDGELVIDPPEPRRPDVHISVDPATALLAGYGRVSPGWIGLTVKAIAWGARPWLAPRLAQRFLPA; encoded by the coding sequence GCCGCGCTCACGACCGGGGATCGGTTCACCGATCTCGTGCTCGGGGTCGACGACCCCGACACCCGGCTCCCGGACGTCCCCGGCTGGACGCTGACCGACTGCCTGGGTCATGTCGCGTCGGCACCGTCGCGCTTTCTCGGACTCGCCCGCGGCGAGGGGGAATGGTGTTGTTCGGCGGTCGACGTCCCCGACTTCAACGCCAAGCAGATCGCCAACCTGCCCACCCGGGACGTGCGACTGCTGTGCCGTCGGCTGGCCGACGACCTGCGCGAACTCGTCGACGAGGTGTCGCACTTCCACGCCCAGGTCCCCAAGATGCACTTCGACGGCGACCGCCTCATCCGCGCGGACGCCGCACTGGGTCTGCTGATCGGTGAGTTCGTCGTGCACGCCCACGACATCGCCCGGGCCGTCGGCGCCCGCTGGTGGGTCGAGCCCGAGGTGGTGTCGATGATCATCCGCGCCCGCCAGCACATCCTGCCGAGCTGGGTCGATCCGGTGAACGCCGCCGGCCATTCCGGCACCTACGACATCCGGTTGCGCGGGTGCGGCGAACGCCATGTCTACGAGTTCACCGACGGCGAGCTCGTGATCGATCCGCCGGAACCCCGCCGCCCCGACGTACACATCAGCGTCGACCCGGCCACCGCCCTGCTGGCCGGCTACGGCCGGGTGTCGCCGGGATGGATCGGCCTCACCGTCAAGGCGATCGCCTGGGGCGCCCGCCCGTGGCTCGCACCGCGGCTGGCCCAGCGGTTCCTACCTGCCTGA